One window of Corynebacterium accolens genomic DNA carries:
- the coaA gene encoding type I pantothenate kinase gives MARNLDSSPYLDFDRETWRELRKSMPQVLTENELEELRGIGDRIDLDEVADVYLPLSRLIHMQVTARQQLTAATEAFLGNPPTHVPFVIGVGGSVAVGKSTTARLLQVLLQRWDSHPKVDLVTTDGFLFPTQTLKERGLMKRKGFPESYDRRALMRFVTDVKSGKPVVKAPLYSHITYDIVKDRYQEVNQPDILILEGLNVLQTSPTLTIADLFDFSVYVDARTDDIEQWYIDRFLTLRNTEFRRPNAHFAAYADMDDDQARAQAREIWQSINLPNLVENILPTRVRASLVLKKGSHHLVEKVRMRKI, from the coding sequence ATGGCGCGCAACCTGGATTCGAGCCCCTACCTCGACTTTGACCGTGAAACCTGGCGTGAACTACGCAAATCGATGCCGCAGGTGCTGACAGAAAACGAGCTTGAAGAACTTCGCGGCATCGGTGACCGCATTGATTTGGACGAGGTCGCAGACGTCTATCTCCCCCTCTCCCGCCTTATCCACATGCAGGTCACCGCCCGGCAGCAGCTCACCGCCGCCACCGAGGCCTTTTTGGGCAACCCGCCCACGCACGTGCCCTTCGTCATTGGCGTGGGCGGTTCCGTGGCCGTGGGTAAATCCACCACCGCCCGCCTCCTCCAGGTGCTCTTGCAGCGCTGGGACTCGCATCCGAAGGTGGATCTGGTTACCACGGACGGATTCCTCTTTCCCACCCAAACGCTTAAAGAGCGCGGGCTAATGAAGCGCAAGGGTTTTCCCGAATCCTATGACCGCCGCGCGCTCATGCGCTTTGTCACCGACGTCAAGTCCGGAAAGCCCGTGGTCAAGGCGCCACTGTATTCGCATATCACCTATGACATCGTCAAAGATCGCTACCAAGAGGTCAACCAGCCCGATATTCTGATTTTGGAGGGCCTCAACGTCCTTCAGACCAGCCCCACCCTCACCATTGCGGATCTCTTTGATTTCTCCGTCTACGTCGATGCCCGCACGGACGATATTGAGCAGTGGTACATCGATCGCTTCCTCACGCTGCGCAATACCGAATTCCGCCGGCCGAATGCGCACTTCGCCGCCTATGCCGATATGGATGATGACCAGGCGCGCGCCCAAGCCCGCGAAATTTGGCAATCCATTAACCTGCCGAACCTGGTAGAAAACATCCTGCCCACCCGCGTGCGCGCCTCGTTGGTATTGAAAAAGGGCTCGCATCACCTCGTTGAAAAGGTACGGATGCGAAAAATCTAG
- the glyA gene encoding serine hydroxymethyltransferase — protein sequence MASFNTDLRDLDPDVFGAIQGEISRQRETLEMIASENFVPRAVLQAQGSVLTNKYAEGYPGRRYYGGCEHVDVVEDLARDRAKALFNAEFANVQPHSGAQANAAVLASIAEPGDKILGLSLAHGGHLTHGMKLNFSGKLYDVAAYGVDPETMRVDMDKLREQAIEEKPKVIIGGWSAYPRTLDFAAFREIADEVGAYLWVDMAHFAGLVAAGLHPNPVEHADIVSTTVHKTLGGPRSGMILAKQEYAKKLNSNVFPGQQGGPLMHAVAAKAISMKIAASEEFKERQERTLEGARILADRLLAEDTRAAGVDVVSGGTDVHLVLADLRNSQLDGQQAEDLLHQVGITVNRNAVPNDPRPPMVTSGLRIGTSALATRGLDAEAFTEVADVIGTALAQGNNADVEALRRRVDKIAEDYPLYEGLEDWKLV from the coding sequence ATGGCTTCTTTCAATACTGACCTGCGCGATCTTGACCCAGATGTTTTCGGCGCTATCCAGGGAGAAATCTCCCGCCAGCGTGAAACCCTGGAAATGATCGCCTCTGAGAACTTCGTGCCGCGCGCCGTCCTGCAGGCACAGGGTTCTGTCTTGACCAATAAATACGCCGAGGGCTACCCGGGGCGTCGTTACTACGGCGGCTGTGAGCACGTCGACGTCGTTGAGGATCTTGCCCGCGACCGCGCGAAGGCGCTCTTCAACGCGGAATTTGCCAACGTGCAGCCACACTCCGGCGCGCAGGCTAATGCCGCAGTCCTGGCCAGCATCGCGGAACCGGGCGATAAGATCCTCGGCCTGTCCTTGGCCCACGGTGGGCACCTGACCCACGGCATGAAGCTGAACTTCTCCGGCAAGCTTTACGATGTCGCAGCGTATGGCGTGGATCCAGAGACCATGCGCGTGGACATGGATAAGCTGCGCGAGCAGGCAATTGAGGAGAAGCCAAAGGTTATCATCGGCGGTTGGTCCGCTTACCCGCGCACCCTGGATTTCGCGGCCTTCCGCGAAATTGCCGATGAGGTGGGCGCTTACCTGTGGGTTGATATGGCCCACTTCGCGGGTCTGGTTGCCGCGGGCCTGCACCCGAACCCTGTCGAGCACGCCGATATCGTCTCCACCACCGTGCACAAGACCTTGGGCGGTCCGCGCTCCGGCATGATCTTGGCCAAGCAGGAGTACGCAAAGAAGCTGAACTCCAATGTCTTCCCCGGCCAGCAGGGTGGACCGCTGATGCACGCGGTGGCGGCAAAGGCCATTTCCATGAAGATTGCGGCCAGCGAGGAATTCAAGGAGCGCCAGGAGCGCACCCTCGAGGGTGCCCGCATTCTGGCCGATCGCCTTTTGGCGGAAGATACGCGGGCAGCTGGCGTCGACGTCGTCTCCGGCGGCACCGATGTCCACCTCGTCCTGGCGGATCTGCGCAATTCGCAGCTCGATGGTCAGCAGGCAGAAGATCTCCTGCACCAGGTAGGAATCACCGTCAACCGCAATGCGGTCCCGAACGATCCTCGCCCGCCGATGGTCACCTCGGGCCTGCGCATCGGCACCTCCGCCCTGGCCACCCGTGGCCTCGATGCGGAAGCCTTCACCGAGGTTGCCGATGTCATCGGTACCGCCTTGGCACAGGGCAATAATGCCGATGTCGAGGCACTTCGCCGGCGCGTCGATAAGATCGCGGAGGACTACCCGCTGTATGAGGGCCTCGAGGACTGGAAGCTGGTTTAG
- a CDS encoding DUF5997 family protein — protein MSEQHNQQQPSGTAMRAQTAAKKLNIYLPAAPEEFQNSAVSHEELRELQHNPPQWLQTLRRKGPHPRQEVAHKLGISVTALKKNDMDKPLTTAEISELLEKQPEWLQQARATLAQARGHDVHKDAAEESSEDKD, from the coding sequence GTGAGTGAACAACATAACCAACAGCAACCGTCCGGTACCGCGATGCGCGCGCAGACCGCCGCTAAAAAGCTGAATATCTATCTGCCCGCCGCGCCTGAAGAATTTCAAAATAGCGCGGTCAGCCACGAGGAACTGCGCGAGCTGCAGCACAATCCCCCGCAGTGGCTGCAAACGCTGCGCCGCAAAGGCCCCCACCCCCGGCAGGAAGTTGCCCACAAACTGGGCATTTCCGTTACCGCGCTAAAGAAGAATGACATGGATAAGCCGCTGACCACCGCGGAAATCAGCGAGCTTTTGGAAAAGCAGCCGGAGTGGCTGCAGCAAGCCCGCGCCACGCTGGCGCAGGCTCGCGGCCACGACGTCCACAAGGACGCCGCAGAGGAGTCCTCAGAAGATAAGGACTAA
- a CDS encoding LysR family transcriptional regulator substrate-binding protein: MLRLAFVTGTEPGKWFQRFQDNTAHGGLSTVDADDSMAELLAGHVDLALTRLPDPRVDDSFHVVRLYEEAPGIAVPKDSVYAEVGEALALADVSDEHLNYRLTDAGEVDIAAVREALQVVAANVGIAIAPLPLLKILSKKQVVPLALKGSEVPVTEIALVWRKAEDSEAIQDFVGIAKGRTARSSRQEKPKRTAREKAKAKQSRRIVNNPLQKQKKRPKQRKRR; encoded by the coding sequence ATGCTGCGCTTAGCCTTTGTGACCGGTACGGAACCTGGAAAATGGTTTCAGAGATTTCAGGACAATACTGCCCACGGCGGTTTATCCACCGTCGATGCGGATGACAGCATGGCAGAATTGCTCGCAGGTCACGTGGATCTGGCGCTAACGCGCCTGCCGGATCCGCGGGTGGATGACTCTTTCCACGTGGTGCGCCTTTATGAGGAGGCCCCTGGCATTGCGGTCCCGAAAGATTCAGTTTATGCGGAGGTGGGCGAGGCGCTTGCGCTTGCCGATGTCTCCGATGAGCACCTTAACTACCGCCTCACCGATGCCGGTGAGGTCGATATCGCCGCCGTGCGCGAGGCCCTGCAGGTGGTCGCGGCCAATGTGGGCATCGCCATCGCACCGCTGCCGCTGCTAAAAATCCTCAGCAAGAAACAGGTGGTTCCGCTTGCGCTGAAGGGCAGCGAGGTGCCGGTCACCGAAATTGCCTTGGTCTGGCGAAAGGCGGAGGATAGCGAGGCAATTCAGGACTTTGTGGGCATCGCTAAGGGGCGTACCGCCCGCTCCTCCAGGCAGGAGAAGCCGAAGCGCACGGCCCGCGAAAAAGCTAAAGCCAAACAGTCTCGAAGGATTGTTAACAATCCGTTACAGAAACAAAAGAAGCGCCCTAAGCAGCGTAAACGGCGATGA
- a CDS encoding LGFP repeat-containing protein has translation MTRRIAGGFAAATLSVALVACSDAEDAADDAKDAAGSVAADASDAAGSAASDATDAAGSAAAEATGSKDDNAEGAKGDTQTITTAHGEEEVPADLAAAIEEKQAEWGDVQSVESSDKGTLATFEGGKHLVYSEETGAQPVIGKIAETWVNEGGLDASVGLPTNPEADATDANGWTQEFSNGTISWTEGEDGQFKADIEA, from the coding sequence ATGACTCGTCGTATCGCAGGTGGCTTCGCGGCCGCAACCCTCTCCGTTGCTCTCGTAGCATGCTCAGATGCAGAGGATGCTGCCGATGACGCGAAGGATGCCGCTGGCTCCGTAGCCGCAGACGCCTCGGATGCTGCTGGTTCTGCCGCATCCGATGCTACCGATGCCGCTGGTTCCGCTGCCGCAGAGGCAACCGGCTCTAAAGACGATAATGCAGAGGGCGCCAAGGGCGATACCCAGACCATCACCACCGCACATGGCGAGGAGGAAGTTCCGGCTGATCTCGCCGCCGCCATCGAGGAAAAGCAGGCTGAGTGGGGCGACGTGCAGAGCGTAGAGTCCTCCGATAAGGGCACCCTGGCTACCTTCGAGGGTGGCAAGCACTTGGTCTACTCTGAGGAGACTGGCGCACAGCCGGTCATCGGCAAGATTGCTGAGACCTGGGTCAACGAGGGCGGCCTCGACGCCTCCGTTGGCCTGCCTACCAACCCAGAGGCTGACGCAACCGACGCAAACGGCTGGACCCAAGAGTTTAGCAACGGCACCATCTCCTGGACCGAGGGTGAAGACGGCCAATTCAAGGCTGATATCGAGGCCTAA
- a CDS encoding PhoH family protein: MTRPSVLSTPLGTTENDVATKTYVLDTSVLLSDPWALRKFAEHEVVLPVVVISELEGKRHHPELGWFARQALRFLEELRATYEALDQPVPVNVAGGTLRVELNHQDQSLLPAAFRGPEGDHRILACALNLAHEGKDTVLVTKDVPLRVKAGAVGVPADEYHAQDVILTGYSGMATAYTTTDVIDALYSDGEVLLDGAVTDDDTPVEDLPVHCGITLVAGAQSALGRIMPDGAMRLVRGDRNAFGLQGRSAEQRIALDLLLDPEVGIVSIGGRAGTGKSALALCAGLEAVLERGEHRRIVVFRPMYAVGGQSLGYLPGSESEKMNPWAQAVYDTLEGLVSDNVLEEIHERGLIEVLPLTHIRGRSLHDAFVIVDEAQSLERNVLLTVLSRLGEGSRVVLTHDVAQRDNLRVGRHDGVQAVIEKLKGHELFSHITLQRSERSAIAELVTDLLEGNG; encoded by the coding sequence ATGACTCGCCCCTCTGTACTTTCTACTCCACTAGGCACCACGGAAAATGACGTCGCTACCAAGACCTACGTCCTTGATACCTCGGTCTTATTATCTGACCCGTGGGCGCTGCGAAAATTCGCCGAACACGAGGTTGTCCTTCCCGTCGTGGTTATCTCTGAATTGGAAGGAAAACGTCATCACCCGGAGCTTGGCTGGTTCGCCCGCCAAGCTCTTCGCTTTTTGGAAGAGCTGCGCGCTACCTATGAGGCGCTTGACCAACCCGTTCCGGTCAACGTGGCCGGCGGTACCCTGCGGGTAGAGCTCAATCACCAAGACCAATCGCTCTTGCCGGCCGCATTCCGCGGTCCGGAAGGAGACCACCGCATCTTGGCCTGCGCCTTGAACCTCGCGCACGAGGGCAAGGACACGGTCCTAGTGACCAAGGACGTACCGCTGCGCGTCAAGGCCGGCGCCGTGGGCGTGCCGGCCGATGAATACCACGCCCAGGATGTCATTTTGACCGGGTACTCCGGTATGGCCACCGCCTATACCACCACGGATGTCATCGATGCCCTCTACAGCGATGGGGAAGTGCTGCTCGATGGGGCCGTCACGGACGATGACACCCCAGTGGAAGACCTGCCGGTGCACTGCGGCATCACCTTGGTTGCCGGAGCGCAATCTGCCCTGGGCCGCATCATGCCGGACGGGGCGATGCGCCTGGTACGCGGCGATCGAAATGCCTTTGGCCTGCAGGGTCGTTCGGCGGAACAGCGCATCGCCCTCGATCTCCTGTTGGACCCGGAGGTTGGCATCGTGTCCATCGGCGGTAGGGCAGGCACCGGCAAATCCGCGCTGGCCTTATGCGCCGGCTTGGAGGCGGTCTTAGAGCGCGGTGAGCACCGCCGCATCGTGGTCTTCCGGCCCATGTACGCCGTCGGCGGGCAATCGCTGGGGTACCTGCCGGGCTCCGAATCAGAGAAGATGAACCCGTGGGCCCAGGCGGTCTATGACACCTTGGAAGGTCTAGTCTCTGACAATGTCCTGGAGGAGATCCACGAGCGTGGGCTCATCGAGGTCCTGCCGCTGACCCATATTCGCGGCCGTTCTTTGCACGATGCCTTCGTTATCGTGGACGAGGCGCAGTCGCTGGAGCGCAATGTTTTGCTTACCGTGCTCTCGCGCTTGGGGGAAGGCTCGCGAGTAGTACTCACCCATGACGTTGCCCAGCGCGATAACCTGCGGGTGGGCCGCCACGATGGGGTACAGGCGGTCATCGAAAAGCTCAAGGGCCATGAGCTCTTCTCACACATTACCCTTCAGCGTTCGGAGCGCTCTGCCATTGCGGAGCTGGTAACGGATCTGTTGGAGGGCAATGGCTAA
- a CDS encoding GNAT family N-acetyltransferase has translation MVPMSENAKQTSADEKKKDFRIRPFTSADYPQMREIYEQGLQTGHATYETRSLTYEEFTNSKIMASVHVAVEADDDSKVLGWVSAAPISSRTVFHGVVEDSIYLGSDAQGRGIAGALLDCLIEVCKDLHKWAIHSWIFPENEGSAGLHKSRGFEKVGTYSHMAKMTYGELAGQWRDTDVYELLLPKPEEKNR, from the coding sequence ATGGTGCCTATGAGCGAGAACGCCAAGCAAACGTCTGCGGACGAAAAGAAAAAGGATTTCCGTATCCGGCCCTTCACGTCGGCCGATTACCCGCAGATGCGGGAGATCTACGAGCAGGGCCTGCAAACCGGCCATGCCACCTATGAGACCCGTTCCTTGACCTACGAGGAGTTTACGAATTCCAAGATCATGGCTTCGGTGCACGTAGCCGTTGAGGCGGACGATGATTCCAAGGTATTGGGGTGGGTTTCGGCCGCCCCGATTTCCTCGCGCACCGTCTTCCACGGCGTCGTGGAGGATTCCATCTATTTGGGATCTGATGCCCAAGGCCGTGGCATTGCCGGGGCCTTGCTCGATTGCCTCATTGAGGTGTGCAAGGACCTGCACAAGTGGGCCATTCACTCCTGGATCTTCCCAGAAAATGAAGGCTCTGCGGGCCTTCACAAGTCCCGCGGCTTTGAAAAGGTCGGCACCTACTCCCACATGGCCAAGATGACCTATGGCGAGTTGGCCGGTCAGTGGCGCGATACCGATGTCTACGAACTCCTGCTTCCCAAGCCGGAGGAAAAGAACCGCTAA
- a CDS encoding MDR family MFS transporter: protein MVDTAEKAPAQGQSRADNLGLIFSALVLTMLMSSLGQMIFSSALPTIVGELGGVDHMSWVISAFLVTMTIAMPISGKLGDMLGRKWLYIGGIAVFVVGSAIGGFADSMTVLIIARAVQGFGAGFMMISSQSIIAEVTSSRERGKFMGIMGGVFGLSSVLGPVLGGWFTDGPGWRWGMWMNIPLGLLAMVVCILVLNLRVGQADMKRFDWLGATFIAITTASLILMTTWGGTEYDWDSSMILTLGAITLVGAIITTIVELRAAEPLIPVRLFKNRNMALTTLSGVILGLAMFGVLGYMPTYLQMVHTLSPTNAGLMMIPMMIGLIGTSTGVGFIIARTGRYKIYPLIGLAITAGALFWMSRLSVNTSLTQLGFEFLAFGIGLGMVMQVLVLIVQNSFPLSQVGTATAANNFFRQIGSALGASLVGSMFINNMQDEMANRLPRAIQQLGPEGAAYAEKFGNADGNANSLTPDLVSSLPEPLEQAVLNSYNDGLTPVIALMVPLVIIALLVLLPLREERLKETID, encoded by the coding sequence ATGGTAGATACAGCCGAAAAGGCTCCTGCGCAGGGCCAGTCGCGGGCGGATAACCTGGGGCTCATTTTCTCTGCGCTAGTGCTCACCATGTTGATGAGCTCGCTGGGCCAGATGATTTTCTCTTCCGCTTTGCCAACGATTGTTGGTGAGCTTGGCGGCGTTGACCACATGAGCTGGGTCATCTCCGCATTCCTTGTCACCATGACCATCGCCATGCCGATTTCCGGCAAGCTGGGTGACATGCTGGGCCGCAAGTGGCTCTACATTGGAGGCATCGCCGTCTTCGTCGTGGGCTCCGCCATCGGCGGTTTCGCCGATTCCATGACGGTGCTCATCATCGCCCGCGCCGTGCAAGGCTTTGGCGCTGGGTTCATGATGATCTCCTCACAGTCCATCATCGCCGAGGTCACCTCCTCCCGTGAGCGTGGCAAGTTCATGGGCATCATGGGCGGCGTCTTCGGCCTGTCCTCCGTCCTTGGCCCCGTCTTGGGCGGCTGGTTTACTGATGGCCCCGGCTGGCGCTGGGGCATGTGGATGAATATCCCGCTCGGCCTGCTGGCCATGGTGGTCTGCATCCTGGTACTCAACCTGCGTGTGGGTCAGGCCGATATGAAGCGCTTTGACTGGCTCGGCGCCACCTTCATCGCCATTACCACCGCCTCCCTTATCCTCATGACCACCTGGGGCGGCACCGAGTATGACTGGGATTCCTCCATGATCCTCACCCTCGGCGCCATCACCCTCGTCGGCGCGATCATTACCACCATCGTGGAATTGCGCGCTGCCGAACCGCTCATCCCGGTGCGCCTCTTCAAGAACCGCAACATGGCCCTGACTACCCTTTCCGGCGTCATCCTGGGCCTGGCCATGTTCGGCGTGCTGGGCTATATGCCCACCTACCTGCAGATGGTCCACACCCTATCGCCCACTAACGCGGGCCTGATGATGATTCCGATGATGATTGGCCTTATCGGCACCTCCACCGGAGTCGGCTTCATCATCGCCCGCACCGGCCGCTACAAGATCTACCCCCTCATCGGCCTGGCTATTACCGCCGGCGCCCTGTTCTGGATGTCCCGCCTCTCGGTAAACACCTCTCTCACGCAGCTGGGCTTCGAGTTCCTCGCCTTCGGCATCGGCCTGGGCATGGTGATGCAGGTGCTCGTGCTCATCGTCCAGAACTCCTTCCCACTGTCCCAGGTGGGTACGGCTACCGCGGCGAATAACTTCTTCCGCCAGATCGGTTCTGCCCTGGGCGCTTCCCTGGTTGGTTCCATGTTCATCAACAACATGCAGGATGAGATGGCCAACCGCCTGCCGCGGGCCATCCAGCAGCTCGGCCCTGAGGGCGCGGCTTATGCCGAGAAGTTTGGCAATGCGGACGGCAATGCCAATAGCCTGACCCCAGATTTGGTCTCTTCCCTGCCAGAGCCGCTCGAGCAGGCAGTATTGAATTCCTACAATGACGGCCTTACCCCAGTCATCGCGCTGATGGTGCCACTCGTCATCATCGCCCTACTCGTCCTGCTTCCCCTGCGCGAAGAGCGCCTGAAGGAGACGATCGATTAA
- a CDS encoding TetR/AcrR family transcriptional regulator, whose amino-acid sequence MQEELSLREQKRLETRLRIEDAATELVDKHSFGEVTIEEICELAGISRRTFFNYFDSKESAVLGAPSADFTAEMREYFLHEPTTNIMELVLNLVEQHMEGHHVNPTIRERRKRIANDPEAAAASISRKRAKSIELIGLIEERLDREPELRVLEGHSTATEAMVIAGVVREALWLSIAAPDSDCSDALSSRLNDSLTLINDVMKGIRW is encoded by the coding sequence GTGCAAGAAGAACTATCACTACGCGAGCAGAAACGCCTAGAAACGCGGCTACGCATCGAGGATGCCGCCACAGAATTGGTGGATAAGCATTCCTTTGGCGAGGTCACTATTGAAGAGATCTGCGAACTAGCCGGTATTTCTCGGCGCACATTTTTTAATTATTTCGATTCGAAGGAATCCGCCGTGCTTGGGGCGCCAAGCGCTGACTTCACCGCGGAAATGCGCGAGTATTTCCTCCACGAGCCCACCACCAACATCATGGAGCTCGTCCTTAACCTGGTGGAACAGCACATGGAGGGCCATCACGTTAATCCCACGATTCGGGAGAGACGCAAGCGCATTGCTAATGACCCAGAGGCGGCCGCCGCCTCCATTAGCCGCAAGCGGGCGAAATCCATCGAGCTTATTGGGCTCATTGAGGAGCGCCTTGACCGGGAACCGGAACTGCGCGTCCTCGAGGGTCATTCCACGGCAACGGAGGCCATGGTCATCGCCGGTGTGGTCCGCGAGGCCCTCTGGCTTTCCATCGCCGCCCCCGATAGCGATTGCAGCGACGCCCTGAGTTCGCGTCTGAATGATTCACTGACTTTGATTAATGATGTTATGAAAGGAATCCGATGGTAG